TACCATTATCTAAATGTGAATCTAAAATAATTTTTTCAATTTCAATATTATGTCTACAACTTCAAGATTTAATAGCTAAATCATTATTAAATTTAACAATAGCATTTACAGCGCCTGAAAGTTGACTTGTTAATGTACGATCATTATTTTCAATTAATGGTTTAACTTCTGATAAAAAGAAATTTTTTATTTCTTGACTTTGAGAATTTTGCAAAATGTTAATTCATTTACCTTTTGAAAATTCTTTGTAAGATAAAAACTGATTAAAAGAAGCTAAATTAAAATGTTGTTTTTTAAAATTTTTATCAATTGTTGAATAATAGAGCATAAACTTACCAATAATCTTTAGGCAATTTTTAGAGCTATCAGATCAAAACTTGTTATCACCACTTGTATTTCAATCATCTAATGATTCAATTACATCTGCTAATAATGAAAATGCTAATGATTCACGCTCAAGCTTATTCATGTTTTGATTATGAAAAGTTTTTCATATTTTAGATAAAAAGTTAAAACCATCAGAAATTAATGGATTAGTTAAATCTAAAGTAAATGTTTGATAATTGTTTTTATCTAAATCATTTTTAAGTTCTAAATATAATTCACCTTTGGGGTCGATTAAAACAATATTTGGTTTGACTTCAGTGTTTTTAATATTTATGTTATATTTAGCACTTGGAATGATAAATCTCTGCGTTTTACCACTACCTGTTGTGCCAATAATTTTGGCATGTGTTTCTGTTGAAACAAAATATTTAATTTTTGAAGCTATTCTTTTATAACTAACAACTCAACCAGGTTTTTGATTTTTAAAGTTTTTAAAATATATTTTTGAAAACTCGCTAAATGAACCTTTTTTATTTGGTTCATCTCATAAAAAACTTGCCCCACCTTCTTCAAGTTTTTCAAATTTATTTTTATTTTTCTTAAATTTAAAAAATATCAATACTAAACATAAAAATGTAAATGAAAAAATGAATGAAGATAATAAACTTATAGAAATTACATTTCAATTTGTAATATTTAATTTTCAATAATTTTTTAATTTTGGGAAAATATCAACAAATTTTTTTAAACTACTAATTTCAGAGAAAGGAAATAAAATATAAGTTAACAAAAAAACTGGAATTCAAAATAATATAAAAATAAAAAGATATTTTAAATTTTTTTTACCTTTCATAAACTAATTCATCATTCTCCTTTGCTGAACTAAAATCTTTATTGTTGATTTTTAAAATTTTGCTAATAAAAGTATGATTATTTTTTTTTGTTATTATTAATTTGATTTCATCGTTTTTCTTTACTTGTTCATAAAATGCATTAACTTGTTTTTTATTTAAAAGAAATAATTTTAAAGTTTTTTCGTTTTTATATTTTAGTATCATAAAAAGAGTTTTAGTTTCATTAGTTTTATAGTCTTTTATTTTTTGTATATATTTAAGTTTTGCACTTATGCTAATAGATTTTTCATTAGCATAATTAATAGTTTTTTTAGACTTTAGATCATCAGTTTTATAATGATTTAAATTCAGTCAATTTAAATAATGTAATTTTTTCTGATATGCATTTTTTAAATCATTATCCATGCTAAATTCATCAGCATCTTTAAAATTTAAAAAGTCAATTACATAAATATTTTGAAAATTATTTTTAAAAAGTTTTTTAATAATTTCATAAGTAGCTTGTTTACCTGCTTCATCACTATCTAAAGCTAAAGTTATTTGTTTATTTTTTAATATTTTGATATGATGATTTGAGAGATTTATACCCATTAGTGCAACTGAGTTATAAATTTGATTTCTTTCAAAAGCTAAAACATCCATATAACCTTCAGTTAAAATAATTTCTTCATTATTTTTTG
This Mesomycoplasma neurolyticum DNA region includes the following protein-coding sequences:
- a CDS encoding type IV secretory system conjugative DNA transfer family protein; translation: MKGKKNLKYLFIFILFWIPVFLLTYILFPFSEISSLKKFVDIFPKLKNYWKLNITNWNVISISLLSSFIFSFTFLCLVLIFFKFKKNKNKFEKLEEGGASFLWDEPNKKGSFSEFSKIYFKNFKNQKPGWVVSYKRIASKIKYFVSTETHAKIIGTTGSGKTQRFIIPSAKYNINIKNTEVKPNIVLIDPKGELYLELKNDLDKNNYQTFTLDLTNPLISDGFNFLSKIWKTFHNQNMNKLERESLAFSLLADVIESLDDWNTSGDNKFWSDSSKNCLKIIGKFMLYYSTIDKNFKKQHFNLASFNQFLSYKEFSKGKWINILQNSQSQEIKNFFLSEVKPLIENNDRTLTSQLSGAVNAIVKFNNDLAIKSWSCRHNIEIEKIILDSHLDNGKPFAIFIKFPDHKKDRHRYISILIDQIYQTAIDIANASKNQKLKRTLLFFGDEFGNLPVIKDFDNKVTIARSRNIFFSIVLQDLNQLAKYKNDKKIIENNTNLTIFLNSSDHETLKKTSEILGQSNVVKTSFSNSKNDKSKSSTDSLSNKPLVSIEELKNISPKVHLIIQSGIKPSRVNSTYAYDVWNTKSNEIEKKEIRIFNEKDYFYLFTEIAKNDTKDKNLNKELLEIIEKEKKDELDEMLLKTIRTIKGEKEDNNNFEQEEEFDVEDLDEMEFMDKEKNDKVNNKTKQLAYLEAKLKSGMLDNEEYKIIEKKIKFLKGS